TCCAGTTGAGTCTCAGCGACGCCGACCTGAACGCCACCGTCATCTACTACGGCACGCTCACGACCAACGAGTCGACGCTCCAGCGGATCGACGAACCCGTCCTCGGGGTCTTCGGCTCCGAGGATCAGGTCGTCGGGGTCGAGAACGTCCGCGAGTTCGACCGGACGCTCGGCGAGCTCGGCGTCGAACGCGAAATCTACGTCTACGAGGGCGCGAACCACGCCTTCGCCAACCCGAGCGGCGAGAGCTTCCGCCCGAACGACACGCGGGACGCGTGGTCGAAGACGCTGCGATTCCTCGACGAGAACCTGAAGGAGGACTAATCGAGCAGGTCGGCGACCATCGCCGCCACGTACTCGCTCTCGTCCTGATTGATCGTGTGTCCCATGCCCGGGTAGAGTCGCTTCGTCACGTCGGCGCCCAGTCGCTCGAACACGTCGGCCGACGCGTGGACGCGCTCCTCGGGGATGTGGGGGTCCACGTCGCTACAGCCGAAGAAGGCGGGGGTTCCCTCCAGGTCGCCCTCGTAGTCCGCGGGGTCGACGGTTTCGCCGATCAGGCCGCCGGAGAGGGCGGCGAGGCCACCGTACCGACGGGGGTTGCGGGCGACGAACTCGCTGGCGAGACACGCGCCCTGCGAGAAGCCGAGGAGCACGACGCGCTCGGTCGGAATCCCGGCTTCGTCGACGGCGTCCGCGATGGCCCGCAAGCCCGAGGTCCGCCCCGGCTCGTTCGACTCGACCGGCGCGGTAAACGGGTTGGGATACCACGTGTTGCGGTTCGCCTGCGGCGCGAGGTAGGCGACGCCGGGTCGGTGGAACGGCTCGGCCATCCCCACGATGCTCCGTGCCGTCGCGCCGCGGCCGTGGACGAGGACGACGGCCGCCTCGGCCTCGTCGAGGGGCGTCCCAGCCGTCACGAGCGGCTGGCCCTGGTGTGGTCCGCTCACGTCAGCTCTCCCCGTCGGCGGTCACTCGTGGGTCGCTCGCGGCGGCCGTTGCGTGGTGGCTGCTGGCTGTGTCGTACATTGTGTTGGAACGTTCGGTCGGCGTCGGTCCACCCGGACCGACGCCTCGGGTGCCTCCATCACTCGTAGGCCCCCGACGGAAATAGGCGTTCCCCGACGGTGGGGATATCAGGTAGCATCGGTGTCACCACGGCCGCGGTCAGCCGACGACGGGCAGTTCCACGACGAACACCGCACCCGTCGGCTCGTTGTCCTCGACCCACACGTCGCCGCCGTAGCGGTCGACCAGCGTCTCGACGAGATACAGGCCGAGACCGGTCCCCTCGCTGTCGAGGCCCTTCTCGCCGTCCTCGAAGATGGCGTCCTTGCGGGCGTCGGGAATGCCGGGGCCGTTGTCGGCGACCCGAACAGTGGCGGTGTCGTCGTCGACGGTCACCGAGACGGTCACCTCCCGGACCGGGCCGTCGTTGTGGACGACGGCGTTCGTGAGCAGGTTCTTGAACACCGATCCCAGCATGTCGTCGGCGGGGACTTCCACGTCGGGAATCGTCCCTTCGGTCGTCAGGATGGCGTTCGCGTGTGTCTCCGCGACTTCGTCGATTCGGTCGGTGAGGGCGTATCTGAGCCCGACGGCTTTCGTCTCCGTCGTCGCGCTGAGCATCACCTCGGCCACGTCGGCGGCCGTCTTGGTGATTTCGACGGCGTCGCGCCCGCTCGCGATCACGCGTTCGAGGTGCTCGCGCCCCTCGTCGTCGACGAACTCCCGGAGGACGGTTGCGTAGCCGACGACGACCTGCAGGTCGTTGCGGATGTCGTGGCGCACCACCTGATTGAGGATTTCGAGGTTGTCGCGCTGTCCCTCCAGCCGTCGTTCGTACTGCTTGCGCTCGGTGATGTCGCGGACGACGCAGATGTAGCCGCCGTCCGAGAGGGGAGTGAGCGAGAGGTCCTGTGGGAAGGTACTCCCGTCGGCGCGGACGCCCGTCGCCTCGCCCCGCCACTCCTCGCCCGCCCTGAGCGCCGGCATCACCTCGTCGTCGAACCGCTCGATTTCGTCGGCCTCGTAGAGCATCCGCCAGGTGTTACCGACGAACGCCTCGGGGCCGTCGTAGCCGTAGATGTCCGCGTGCGCCCGGTTGGCGTAGACGAACTCGCCCGTTTTGTCGATGATGCCGATGCCGTCGATAGAGGCTTCCATCGCCTCGGCCTGATCGATCACCTCCTCCGCCCGCTTGCGCTCCGTCAGGTCGACAAAGAGGGCGTTCGTCCCCACGACGTCGCCGTCCGTGTTCCGTCGGGGCGTCGCCTGCAACAGCGTCTCCAGTCGGTCGCCGTTTCGCGTGCGGAGCGTCCGCTCGGTGGTCACGAACTCGCCGGCCAGTGCCCGCTCGTAGCCGTCGCCGTCGAGGAGTTTTCGCGTCGCCTCCTCGGTGTACACGTCCGTCAGGGGGCACCCACGGAACTCCTCGCGCGACCAGCCCAGCTTGGCCGCGAACTGCCGGTTGCAGTCCTCGATGGTCGGCCCGTCGTCCGTATCGCGCGTCAGCGCCACCATCACCGGCGCCTCCTCGAACAGCTGTCGGTACTGCGATTCGTACAGCTCCTGCATCCGAACGCGGTGGTACGCGTGTCCGATGGTCTCGCCGAGGTCGGCCAGCAGCGCCCGCTCCTTCGGATCGAACGCCCCCGTCCGGTCGGCGTAGACGTTCAACACGCCGTAGAGCGTGTCGTCGTGGTGCAGCGGAATCGCGGCGCTGGAGCGATAGGACCGTTCGAGGGCCTCGGCCCGCCAGGGCTCGTACTCCGGCGCCGTCGAGATGTCCTGGACCGTCTCGATGGCTCGGCTCTCGACCGCCCGACCCGTCGGCCCTCGGCTCGTTCGACTGCCGTCGGCCGTCACGTCGATGGATTCGAGATAGCCCGCCTCGAACCCGGCCGACGCCCGCGGCGTCACCTGCCCGTCGCTCCCGTCGTACTCGCCGATCCAGGCGAAGGCGTACGGCTTCGTCTCGACGATGGCCGCACACACCTGTTCGTCGATGTCCTCGGCCGTCCGTGCCCGCACGAGCGCCGACTGGACCGTTCTGACGAGGTCGACGACCCGTTCGGCCCGGCGATCCGGCACCGGTTCGATCGCGTCGAGGACCCTTTCGACCAGCCGGTCTCGGTCGCCGTCCGATCCCGAAACGTAGTCGGTGACCCCGGCACCGATCGCCTCGCTGGCGAGCGCTTCCGACCCCTCCGTGGGGAAGAGAACGAACGGGAGATTCGGATGGGACGCACGGACGCGTTTCAGGAGATTGATCCCGTCCGTGTCGGGGAGCGGGGTCGACGCGACGACGCCGTCGATGGCCTCCGACGATAGCCGGTCGAGCGCCTCCGCGGCCGTCGCCGCCGTCCGTCCCTCGGCACCGGCTTCGGCGAAGCGGTCCTCGACCGCTTCGCCCCCTCCGTCGCCCACGTACAGTACCCGCCGCTTCGACATACACGGCGTATCGACCCGTCGGCCATTCAAGCCATCGCTCTCGCGGCGCGAGCGGCCGGTTCAGACGCCGAACGTTCGCTCGAACTGTGTGGTCGCCTCGTCGGTGCCGGCGATGATCACCTCGTCGCCCGTCTCGATGGTGAACGCCTCGGGGTCGATGTCGGTGATGGTCGCGCCCTCCCTGACGACGGCGACGACGGTACAGCCCGTCTCCGTCCGTACCCGCTCGTCGGCGATGGTGCTCCCGACGAGCGACCCCGCCGGCAGGCGAACGACGTTGATCTGTTTGTCGTACGCGAGCACCTCCTCGTCCTCGAAGACGGTGGAGGCGAGCATCCGGCCGCTGATCGTCGCCAGCGACTGCACGTAGTCGCCGCCGGCGCGATACAGTTTCTGGACGTCGTCCTCCTCGTTCGCCCGCACGACGATGTGGAGGTCCGAGTTCAATTCGCGGGCGATGAGCGTCACGAAGATGGCCGTCGTGTCGTCGCCGACGGTGACGATCAGCGCCGACGCCGTCCCGATACCCGCCGCATCGAGCCTCTCGGGGTCGCGCGCGTCGCCCACCACGTCCACGTCCGAGGCCTCCGCGGCGTCGAGGACGGTCAATTCGGCACCGGTGTCCGCGAGTGCGGCCGCCGCGGCGCGCCCGGAGTCGCCGTAGCCCGCGACGACGATCCGTTGCGGGCCGAACCGCCGAACGGTCGAGGCGGTCGCCGCCCCCAGCGCCTCGATCCGTGCCGACTCGCCCGCCACGAGGAGGCGCGTCCGCGCCGCCAGCCGTTCGTCCATCCCGACCGGCGTCCGGAAGTCGCCGTCGAACCACGCGCCGATCACGTTCACGCCGAACCGCTCGCGCAGGCGTGCCTCGCCGAACGTCTTCCCGTGGAGGTCGCTGTCCGCCGCCACGGTGAGTTCGACGAGTTCGAAGTCGTCGTCCACGTCGCCGATTTCGATTCCGTCGGCCACGTCGGCCGTCACCGTCGTCGGCACCTGCCGCGCCAGACTCTCGCCCAAGAGCTGTCTGGGCGAGAGCACCTCGTCCGCCCCTGCGGCCCGGTGGTAGCGGGCGAGGGACGCGTCCTCGACCAGCGTGATCACGCGCACGTCCGACCGGGCGTCCCGCGCCGAGAGCGCGATGCTCGCGTTCGTGTCGTCGGCGGCGTCGGCGACGACGGCGCGCGCCGACTCGATGCCCGCCGCCCGGAGCACGTCGGTCGACTCGGGGTCGCCGTGGACGACGCGGTAGCCGTCCTCGTGGAGCCGTCCCGCCCGCTCCTCGTCGACCTCGACGAGGACGTACGCCCGGTCGCGGGCGTCGAGTTCCGCGACGAACGCGTCCGTCCGTGGGGTGTGCTCACAGACGATGACGTGATTCCGGAGGTCCGGCGCCGACGTCGGGGCGCTCGGGGTGAGCGCGTCGCGGAGCCACGGCACCGCGAACACGTCGACGGCGGTGAGGATGAGGCCGATGCCCGCCAGTTGCATCGTGATGGCGAGGAGGTTCATCTGTGGCGTCCGCCACGGCGCGTCCTCGCCGTAGCCGGTGGTGGTGAAACTCTGGATCACGACTTCGAGCGAGCGATACAGGGGCTGGGGTCGACCCTCCCAGGTCGCCATCCCGACGTTGTAGAGGAGCGTGAACAACATGGTCGTCGCCACGACCAGCGCGAGATAGTAGACGGTCCGGCGCGTTCGGAGCGGCATGGGGCGTCGTTCACGCCCGTGGTAGTTATACCATTCCGGCCGCGCTCACGCGGTCGGAATCACCGTCTCGGCAACCGCCCCCGGACTTTTACCCAACCGGCTCCCATCGGCGTCCGTGTTCCGTCGCCTCCGCGAGAACGGCCCCGTCGTCCTCGTCCCCCTCGCGTGGTCGTTCGTCACCGCCGCGCACCTCGACGCCGTCGCCACGCGCACGCTCCTCATCGCCCACGTCGTCATGGCGACGCTCCTCCTCGCCTTCGCCGCGCTCTCGTGGACCGACATGCGCTCCGGCGCCCTCCTCGTCTGGCGGCGGATCATCGTCGCCGGGTTCGTCTTCACCGTCGCGGGCGCCGCCGGCCTCGTCCTGTCCTCGGAGCGACTCCTCTGGACCGCCGTCGTCGGGTGGATGCTCCTGCCCGCCGCCGGGCTGTGGGACACCGGCCGTCGCGGCGCGCGACCCGCCCGCGCCTATCTCGCCGGCGGCGCGTGCTCGGCGCTCGGGGCCGTCGTCTACGTCCTCGGTCCCCTCGTCGGATCGGCGGCGACCCTCGCCGGCCTCGCGCTGGTCGGCATCGGACAGACCGCCGGCATCGTCGCCGCCGTCGTGGCCGATTAGACGAGCCGGTCGCGCAGGTCGTCGGTCACGGCCACCGTCCGCGCGCTCCCGCCGATGTCCGCCGTCCGCGGCGCGTCGGCGTCGGCCAACTGGTCGGCCACGCCCGCCCACAGCGCCTCGGCCACCGCCGCCTCCTCCAGGTGCTCGAACATGAGCGACGCCGAGAGGACGGTGCCGAGGGGGTTGGCGACGCCCTCGCCCATGATATCGAAGGCGCTGCCGTGGACCGGTTCGAACATCGAGGGGTAGGTGCCGTCGGGGTTGATGTTCGTCGACGGCGCGAGGCCGAGACTCCCCATGATGCCGCCGCCGATGTCGGTGAGGATGTCGCCGAAGAGGTTCGAGGCGAC
This window of the Haloplanus rubicundus genome carries:
- a CDS encoding alpha/beta hydrolase translates to MSGPHQGQPLVTAGTPLDEAEAAVVLVHGRGATARSIVGMAEPFHRPGVAYLAPQANRNTWYPNPFTAPVESNEPGRTSGLRAIADAVDEAGIPTERVVLLGFSQGACLASEFVARNPRRYGGLAALSGGLIGETVDPADYEGDLEGTPAFFGCSDVDPHIPEERVHASADVFERLGADVTKRLYPGMGHTINQDESEYVAAMVADLLD
- a CDS encoding potassium channel family protein; translated protein: MPLRTRRTVYYLALVVATTMLFTLLYNVGMATWEGRPQPLYRSLEVVIQSFTTTGYGEDAPWRTPQMNLLAITMQLAGIGLILTAVDVFAVPWLRDALTPSAPTSAPDLRNHVIVCEHTPRTDAFVAELDARDRAYVLVEVDEERAGRLHEDGYRVVHGDPESTDVLRAAGIESARAVVADAADDTNASIALSARDARSDVRVITLVEDASLARYHRAAGADEVLSPRQLLGESLARQVPTTVTADVADGIEIGDVDDDFELVELTVAADSDLHGKTFGEARLRERFGVNVIGAWFDGDFRTPVGMDERLAARTRLLVAGESARIEALGAATASTVRRFGPQRIVVAGYGDSGRAAAAALADTGAELTVLDAAEASDVDVVGDARDPERLDAAGIGTASALIVTVGDDTTAIFVTLIARELNSDLHIVVRANEEDDVQKLYRAGGDYVQSLATISGRMLASTVFEDEEVLAYDKQINVVRLPAGSLVGSTIADERVRTETGCTVVAVVREGATITDIDPEAFTIETGDEVIIAGTDEATTQFERTFGV
- a CDS encoding PAS domain S-box protein yields the protein MSKRRVLYVGDGGGEAVEDRFAEAGAEGRTAATAAEALDRLSSEAIDGVVASTPLPDTDGINLLKRVRASHPNLPFVLFPTEGSEALASEAIGAGVTDYVSGSDGDRDRLVERVLDAIEPVPDRRAERVVDLVRTVQSALVRARTAEDIDEQVCAAIVETKPYAFAWIGEYDGSDGQVTPRASAGFEAGYLESIDVTADGSRTSRGPTGRAVESRAIETVQDISTAPEYEPWRAEALERSYRSSAAIPLHHDDTLYGVLNVYADRTGAFDPKERALLADLGETIGHAYHRVRMQELYESQYRQLFEEAPVMVALTRDTDDGPTIEDCNRQFAAKLGWSREEFRGCPLTDVYTEEATRKLLDGDGYERALAGEFVTTERTLRTRNGDRLETLLQATPRRNTDGDVVGTNALFVDLTERKRAEEVIDQAEAMEASIDGIGIIDKTGEFVYANRAHADIYGYDGPEAFVGNTWRMLYEADEIERFDDEVMPALRAGEEWRGEATGVRADGSTFPQDLSLTPLSDGGYICVVRDITERKQYERRLEGQRDNLEILNQVVRHDIRNDLQVVVGYATVLREFVDDEGREHLERVIASGRDAVEITKTAADVAEVMLSATTETKAVGLRYALTDRIDEVAETHANAILTTEGTIPDVEVPADDMLGSVFKNLLTNAVVHNDGPVREVTVSVTVDDDTATVRVADNGPGIPDARKDAIFEDGEKGLDSEGTGLGLYLVETLVDRYGGDVWVEDNEPTGAVFVVELPVVG